In a genomic window of Vigna angularis cultivar LongXiaoDou No.4 chromosome 6, ASM1680809v1, whole genome shotgun sequence:
- the LOC108343259 gene encoding DEAD-box ATP-dependent RNA helicase 35 produces MEKMEEEDDYEEYVPVAKRRAIEAQKILQRKGKAPLTTDDDLERLRAAESKPSLLVKASQMKREQPEISVTEQIVQQEKEMIENLSDRKTLMSVRELAKGITYSEPLPTGWKPPLHVRRMSKKECDLIRKQWHIIVDGGDIPPPIKNFKDMRFPEPVLKKLKAKGIVQPTPIQVQGLPVILSGRDMIGIAFTGSGKTLVFVLPMIMVAMQEEIMMPIVPGEGPFGLIICPSRELARQTYEVVEQFLIPLKEAGYPELRPLLCIGGVDMRSQLEIVKKGVHIVVATPGRLKDMLAKKKMNLDNCRYLTLDEADRLVDLGFEDDIREVFDHFKAQRQTLLFSATMPTKIQNFARSALVKPIIVNVGRAGAANLDVIQEVEYVKQEAKIVYLLECLQKTPPPVLIFCENKADVDDIHEYLLLKGVEAVAIHGGKDQEEREYAIAAFKAGKKDVLVATDVASKGLDFPDIQHVINYDMPAEIENYVHRIGRTGRCGKTGIATTFINKNQSETTLLDLKHLLQEAKQRIPPVLAELNDPMEDNDEITGISGVKGCAYCGGLGHRIRDCPKLEHQKSMAIANNRKDYFGSGGYRGEI; encoded by the coding sequence ATGgagaaaatggaagaagaagatgattatGAGGAGTATGTGCCCGTGGCCAAGCGTCGGGCCATTGAAGCTCAGAAGATTCTCCAACGCAAGGGGAAGGCCCCTTTGACCACAGATGATGATTTGGAGAGATTGAGAGCGGCTGAATCAAAGCCTAGTCTGCTGGTTAAAGCTTCACAGATGAAAAGAGAACAACCCGAGATCAGTGTGACGGAACAGATTGTTCAGCAGGAGAAGGAGATGATTGAAAACTTGTCGGATAGAAAAACCCTCATGTCTGTACGTGAATTGGCTAAAGGAATCACTTATTCTGAACCTTTGCCAACAGGGTGGAAGCCACCTTTGCATGTAAGAAGGATGTCCAAGAAGGAGTGTGATTTGATTCGGAAGCAGTGGCATATAATAGTTGATGGTGGTGATATCCCACCCCCGATTAAGAATTTTAAGGATATGAGATTTCCTGAGCCAGTTTTGAAGAAGTTGAAAGCCAAGGGGATTGTGCAACCAACACCTATTCAGGTGCAAGGACTTCCTGTAATCTTATCTGGGCGTGATATGATTGGGATTGCATTCACGGGCTCTGGAAAAACTCTTGTCTTTGTTCTACCGATGATCATGGTGGCAATGCAAGAGGAGATTATGATGCCTATTGTTCCTGGGGAAGGTCCTTTTGGTTTGATTATTTGCCCATCAAGGGAACTGGCTAGGCAGACTTATGAAGTCGTTGAACAATTCTTGATACCTTTGAAAGAAGCTGGATATCCGGAGCTCAGGCCTTTGCTTTGTATTGGTGGAGTGGATATGAGATCTCAGCTTGAGATTGTGAAGAAGGGTGTTCATATTGTTGTTGCCACTCCTGGGAGGTTGAAAGATATGTTGGCCAAGAAGAAAATGAATCTTGACAACTGTAGGTATTTAACATTAGACGAGGCTGATCGGTTGGTGGATCTGGGATTTGAAGATGACATTAGAGAAGTTTTTGATCATTTCAAAGCTCAAAGGCAGACTCTTCTATTTTCTGCAACCATGCCAACAAAAATTCAGAACTTTGCCAGGAGCGCTTTGGTGAAACCAATAATTGTGAACGTGGGGCGTGCAGGGGCAGCAAATCTTGATGTAATTCAGGAGGTAGAATATGTCAAGCAGGAGGCAAAAATAGTTTATCTCCTTGAGTGCCTACAAAAAACCCCACCACCAGTTCTGATATTTTGTGAGAATAAGGCTGACGTTGATGACATCCATGAATATCTTCTCTTGAAAGGAGTGGAAGCAGTGGCGATTCACGGAGGCAAGGATCAGGAAGAGAGAGAGTATGCCATTGCAGCTTTTAAGGCTGGCAAGAAAGATGTGTTGGTGGCAACTGATGTTGCATCCAAAGGTTTGGATTTTCCTGACATTCAGCACGTCATTAACTATGACATGCCAgctgaaattgaaaattatgtCCATAGGATTGGACGAACTGGTAGATGTGGGAAAACTGGTATAGCAACGACATTTATAAACAAGAATCAAAGTGAAACAACATTACTTGATTTGAAACACCTATTGCAAGAAGCAAAACAAAGGATTCCCCCAGTTTTGGCTGAGTTGAACGATCCAATGGAAGACAATGATGAAATCACAGGCATAAGTGGAGTCAAGGGATGTGCATATTGTGGTGGACTTGGTCATCGTATCAGAGATTGTCCCAAATTAGAACATCAGAAGAGCATGGCGATTGCAAATAATAGAAAGGATTATTTTGGATCTGGAGGTTACAGAGGGGAAATTTGA